TGGAATTCTGGAAGCCTGTTTTCCTGTGATTGTTCtgagaacatttttcttctgaatttgttAGAAATGTTTAGTGTCCGAACAATTGTTCCCCTTCTCACCAGAGAATGCGCAGAGCTCTGGTTTTCCCTGGGCCAAGTGTGTCTGTTCCTGTGGTTTGAgctctctttgatttttttctgaagtggcAGAGAGAACACAGTGAGTCTCTGTACTCACTCTGAGGATGAGCTGATGGATCAATTTCAAAGTTGAGCTGCTTTATAGAGATTAAGTGTGATAATTTCAAAAAGCATCAAGTAGCTTGAGAGAAATGGTATCAGCTAGGGTTGTAATTCCATCAAAGTTAGTTTTCAGTGGGTTTGTATTCTGTATTTGCCTATTCTTTAGTGGAATTAAACATGGATTGTTATGAGCTAATGGTATTAGACACTAGGTGTTTAGCAGGGGAAAAGAAACTGTGAATGTTTTAACTACTGGAAAAACTTTTGGATGGAGCCTGTGTCAGCCGCAATAGAAAACCGATGTGGGAGGGAGATACTAGCATTTGAGCTGTGGCAGCTTTGATACCAAACATTCATCTGCATTTCACAATCTGACAGGCAGCCTAAAAAATAACTGCTGCTCCTCTTTTAGAAGAGGAATGACTGAAGTGATGGACATAGAGGGAaattcctcctctgctgccctcTTCACAGGTGCCGTGCCTCTCAACTCCCTGGTCTCAGAAGCTTTTGTGCAGTTCTTTGTGGAGATCATCGGGCACTACTCCCTGCATATGAGTGTCACGGAAAAAGGGGAGCGGGTGTTCCAGCGGGAGCCATTCCGTAAATCTCACGTGTCACGCAGCGTCCGTCATTTCTTGCACTTCTTCATGGAAACGCAGATGTTTGCAGGGTTCATACAGGAGCGGGAGCTAAGTAAGAATGTGGTCAAAGGTGAGGTTTGATCCTACTTGTCCAGCTTACTTTTGTCTGGATGGTTACCCTGTTGGCATCTTGCCGAACGCAGTAGCTCCATCCCCTTCCACTTGCTCCAGTCAATATAGGAAGCAAAGAATTTTTCCACCTTTCCCCTTTCTGGGCTTGTTCCTGCAGCTTGCACAGTGTGCACAGCTGCCTTTCTGTAACTGCCTTGTTAATGATGGAAGATGCCATGTGCTCCGGGATGGAATCGCGGGACTCAGCCAAGCGAgtgatttggttttatttattttccttctttaggCCTTTTTGAGGTCCGTGCCTTGGAGTATTTGCAGAGCATTCCAGAGACAGAGCCAACTGGAATGAACAAAATCCTGCGCAGCCTTGGTAAAGGGACtcctttgcttttgttgtttttctttttttaatacctttttcCATCAATGAGTTGGAGGGCACGTGAAGGGGCGCGGGGCCGCTCCTGGCCTGGTCTGCGCGGTGGTGGTGGTTTGCTGTGTGGGGGCAGCGAACTGGACAGGgctgcagcaaagctggggagggcagggatgggatgagggggagggTTTTGAGCTGAAGCGGGAGATTAAGATGAAATCCTGGGGGGAAATGTTTtcccatgagggtggggaggccctggcgcaggctgcccagagcaggggtggctgccccatccctgggggggttccaggccgggttggatggggcttggagcccctgatccagcgggaggtgtcgctgccccgGGCGGGGGCGGGACGGGGTGGCCTTTGGTCCCTTTCGGACCTAAACCCCGTCCCAGCCCCTCCTGTCGTTTTTTCTCACTAGGGAGCAAGATGAAGTTCCGCCAGAGGCGATGAGCAGCGCGGCTCCGGTGGAACCGGAGCGGGGACCCCGCGTCCCGGCGCTGCCGCTAACAACGACCGCTCAGCTCGAACCGCTCCGGCTCCGCGTGCTCTGTGGGCCGGgaccggggggcggggccgggggcggggcgggtcGAGGCCCCGAGAGGTGGAGTCCGAGCctcgggggcgggggggggggcggggcctcggggCTCGGCCGGAGGGGCGGGGCTCGGGGCCTCGCGCAGGGGCGGCGGCGCGCGCCATGGCGGGCCCGGGGCTGGTGGCCGGCGAGGTGGTGGTGGACGCGCTGCCCTACTTCGACCAGGGCTACGAGGCGCCGGGCGTGCGGGAGGCGGTGAGtgcgggccgggccggggcccCGGGGCGCGGCCGGCAGCCCGGGCTAACGCTTGCGCTGCGCTAGGCCGCGGCgctggtggaggaggagacGCGGCGGTACCGGCCCACCAAGAACTACCTGAGCTACCTCCCCGCGCACGACTGCAGCGCCTTCGAGGTTAGCCGGGACCCCCGGGCAGGGCCTCCTTGcctcctcccctttcctctcccGACCCGGGGCCGGTTCCCCGCCCGGCGCCCCCTCGGCCGCGGGTCTGTCCCCTCGGTTTTTCTCCTCACCCACACGCGCGGATTCCCCTGGtttccccacagccccctcccgACCCCGGTCGGTGCCCCCTGGTTCCCGGCCCCGGCTTGGTCCCTCTCGGTTCCCACCCCTGGCCGgccctccccgccccccgcctTTTTTCACGGTCCTCCCAGCCTCACCGCTGCCCCGGCCGCAGACTGAGATCATGCGGAACGAGTTTGAGCGCCTGGCAGCGCGGCAGCCGCTGGAGCTGCTGAGCATGAAGAGGTGAGCAGAGCCCCCTCGAGCCAACCCTGGCCCCCAGCGCGGCTCAGGCCCCTCCTGAGGCCGTGGCTGTTGCAGGTACGAGCTGCCGGCCCCCTCCTCCGGGCAGAAGAACGACATCACGGCCTGGCAGGAGTGCGTGAACAACTCCATGGCGCAGCTGGAGCACCAGGCCGTCCGCATTGAGAACCTGGAGCTGATGTCGCAGCACGGCTGTAACGCCTGGAAGGTCTACAACGAGTAAGAGTTTCGTCTGCAGTTAAACCTGGCCCAAATTCTGGCTGCACGGTCTGTGTGTTCCTACTGTGTCAGCCCAGTGAGGATCTGTGGAGCACATCCTGggagagctgtgcagggaaaaCAGGCTGGTCTGAGAGAGGGAGCTGTCTGCGGCCAAGAAACAGCCTGTGTTTCAATACATCCCAGTCCTGAATCTTTGTGAGTGACTGAGAGATGTTAAAACAGTGTTCTGGTCAGAGTGCACAGTGCACAGCAACAAGCTTGAAGTTGAAACTTGGGCAGGTAATGGGTGTGATTTAACCATGCTGCCTGATGGCAAGGGCTGACTGTAGTGATTCTTGGAGGTTTATGTTTTAAAACTGCCTCTGCTGGGGCAGTGTTTGGGCATTTTATCTTTCCCTCAGGAGCGAAGGGCCCAGACAGCACTGAGAGCAGTGGTCTGGGCGTGCGCTGAAGCGGCTGGTTAAGTGTCTGATCTAGCACATATGTGTTTTCCTAATGCTTTGCTTGCATTCTGCTCTTAGACACCTGGTCCATATGATAGAACAAGCCCAGAAAGAGCTTCAGAAGTTGAGGTGAGTCttcctttttcatgtttttctactGAAGTTGGAAGGAGAGTGGACTCTTTCCACACCCCCAGAGTGTACAAGGGCTCTGTACGTGTTGCTGCCACAGTCACAGGGAAAaaggccctggaatgatgacaACTGGGAGGTCTGGCCCTGCCCTCCCAAGCCGATATTTTCCCCCTAAGATGCAACTGTACACTAGGACATGGGCAAGAGGCAAACTGTGTAGCAAGTACCTGTCTGTTTGGGTTAGCTGGGATTATAGTCCCAGTCAGAATCcgtgtgggaacaggcagaagtGGAGCTCATGCTGAAAAGGCTGAAGGAACATGACAGTGCCTGCGAAGGAGGCTAACAGAAACTGAGTATTAGCAGTGTGAACAAAGAACTACTGAGAGACTGACCTATCTGAAGGCTTCTGCACTTCCCAGGTGCTTCACGGAATTACTGAGTTTTGCGGATGATGAACCGTTCATCTCTTgctcttttggctttttttttttcagagagacCAAAACCTTTTCTCTGTTCGGCACTTGCCCAGGAGCCGTAGACTGGAAGTTGTTTGAAGTTTTGTTTGTAGTAGAGTGGAAGCTTtttcttgttggttttgttattacaggtttttttttcctgtgttattttgttttgttttgtttatttatcttGGGGTTCTGTGTGCAGCTCTCTCTGGCATTTTTTGCTCTATGCACTGTAGTTACTGTCCTGGCTACACTAGAATGTTCTGAGAATATTTCTAGGGATTAGGTGTATTTTGAAATTAGCAGCAGATACTACAAATTTTCATCTATTCTACAAttacaaattttaaagaaaagagatcaaaaaaatacatacatctTCTTCTCCCCAGGAAAAACATTCAAGATCTGAACTGGCAGCGAAAGAACATGCAGCTCACGGCTGGGGCTAAACTGCGAGAGATGGAGTCTACGTGAGTATCCAGGGTTCTTCTGTTACCTCTTCCATGGGTGCATCTGCTGTGTGAAATTCTCCCAGGCAGAACGTCTGGGATCTTGCTGGGCACGACCATGTGAATGCACAATGTGTTCAAGTGTGTGTGACCCAGCTCTACATGGTCAAGTAAATCCAGGAGCAACAGCTGTGAAGAAGAGTCACGTCCGCTACTTGGAACTGCCTGGCGGAATTGTTTCCTAAATCCTTTATCTGAGTATCGGCAGTTAGTGGGCTTGGGCCTAGGAAGTGAAACTGTGCATGTTAAGGTATGACAGGGTTAGAGACTGCTTTTTGTCACTTTGTTGGTTGTTCACATTGCCGTTGGCGTCAGTTGGGGTTTGTAGCGTCTCAAGGAAAACGCTGCCTCGCTCAGTGTCCCTGCAAGTGCTCTGGGGATGTGTTTGTTGGTGATGTTTGCTGTTAACACTCGaagctgtttttatttctcttctccttgCAGGTGGGTATCTCTTGTCAGCAAAAACTACGAGATCGAACGGACCATTGTGCAGCTGGAGAATGAAATTTCACAAATCAAACAGCAGCATGGGGAAGCGAACAAGGAGAATATCCAGCAGGACTTCCAGTGACTTCATCCTTACCGGCTTGCGGCTGTGTACACTGGAACGTGGGGACCTCGCTGCAGTTCTGTATGGTGATGAAAAGGCATCGTCCTTGTTTCTTGTCTAGGCAGGAAGTAGGATAGGCTCCAGCTCTCCGCTTCACATGGATCAGGGGAGAGTTCAGCGTCCTGGGCATTGTTTCACATTTTGTATACCTGAAGTAGTAGCccttaaaaatctgttttgtggGTTTGCATCCTCCTGTGCTTTTAATAAATGATGTTTTGTTTCCGCATGGTGCCTACAGCTCGGAGGGTCTTCATCCCGGCCCCGTGCGCGGCCAGGCTGGGGTGTGCCGACACCAGGGCGTGGGAGGTGAGTTTGGGAGGAGGCTGCTGTGCAGGGAGCGGCGTTCCCGGTGGGATGCAGCATTCCTGGTGCACCGTTCCCGATGGGATGAGCCGTTCCCGGTGGGATGCGGCATTCTGGGTGAACCGTTCCCGATGGGATGAGCCGTTCCCGGTGGGATGCGGCATTCCTGGTGCACCGTTCCCCATGGGATGCGCTGTTCCCGGTGGGATGCGGCATTCCTGGTGCACCGTTCCCCATGGGATGAGCCGTTCCCGGTGGGATGCGGCATTCCTGGTGCACCGTTCCCCATGGGATGCGCTGTTCCCGGTGGGATGCGGCTTTCTGGGTGCACCGTTCCCCATGGGATGAGCCGTTCCCGGTGGGATGCGGCATTCCTGGTGCACCGTTCCCCATGGGATGAGCCGTTCCCGGGGGATGCGGCATTCCGGGTGCACCGTTCTCGGTGCCAGGCGATCTCCGCCGGCGCCGTGACGTCACAGCCGCGCCGCGCGCCGCGATGACGCagaggccccgcccccgcccggcGATCGGCCAatgggggcggggcggggcctcggGGCGGGCGCGCGCGCGGGCCCCGGCGCGGCTGCGCGTGgcgggccccgcccccccgtGCGCGCGCGGTGACGCGGAGCGCGGGGCCGGGTTCAAAGGAGGAAATATGGCGGAAAACaaaggaggcggcggcggcggggagggcgcTGCCGAGCCCgcgccgggcggcggcggcgcccccGAGCCCGCGGCCGCGTCCCCCTGCGCCGCCGCGGCCCCCGAGGAGCGCGAGAGCccgggcgcggcggcggcggctgcggcggcggcggagcgcGGCCTCGGGGAGGCGGAGGCCGAGGCGGCGGGGCCCGGCGC
This portion of the Phaenicophaeus curvirostris isolate KB17595 chromosome 24, BPBGC_Pcur_1.0, whole genome shotgun sequence genome encodes:
- the BCAS2 gene encoding pre-mRNA-splicing factor SPF27; translated protein: MAGPGLVAGEVVVDALPYFDQGYEAPGVREAAAALVEEETRRYRPTKNYLSYLPAHDCSAFETEIMRNEFERLAARQPLELLSMKRYELPAPSSGQKNDITAWQECVNNSMAQLEHQAVRIENLELMSQHGCNAWKVYNEHLVHMIEQAQKELQKLRKNIQDLNWQRKNMQLTAGAKLREMESTWVSLVSKNYEIERTIVQLENEISQIKQQHGEANKENIQQDFQ